The stretch of DNA ACCGGAAGGTCTTCGTCGCCATCGGTTCTCCCGATTTTGCCTCTGCTATTTCTGTTGTCTTTTCTAGGTGTTGCCCTGTTACCGTTTCGGCTTCCGAAACGGTTTTTTTATGTCCGTTGAGTTCGTGGGTTCCTGCCCCGCAGCTAGTTCCTACCTCATAACTCCTACGCTACTCCCCTACTCATACGGTAGAGCGTTTCGCCGCCATGGGTAGCGGCAGATAAGACTTCAACTTCATTATTTCAGCTCGACAACCTCACTTTTCCTCAACTCCGGTATGGCACGTAAAGACCTCCTCGACATCGCATCCCTTCACCGTGAGGAAATCGAGTTTCTGCTCGACCAATCCACGTCTTTTAAAAAGTTGTTCACCCACTCGGTGAAAAAAATCCCCGCCCTCGAGGGCAAGTCGGTGCTCATGCTGTTCTACGAGGCCAGCACCCGCACGCACTCTTCCTTTGAGGTTGCGGCCAAACGCCTCTCGGCGGAGGTAACGAATTTCGACGTCGCCCACTCCTCCATAACCAAGGGCGAGTCGGTGCGCGAGACCATTGAGACGCTCCAGGCGATGCGTACCGACTACATCGTCGTGCGCCATAGTCACCCCGGCCTGCCCGGCATGATTGCCCGCCAAACCACGGCGGCGGTCATCAATGCCGGCGACGGAGCGCACGAGCACCCCACCCAGGCCCTGCTGGATGCCTTCACCATCCGGGAGAAATTCCCCGATCCCAAGGGGAAGAAAGTCCTCATCATCGGGGATATTCTGCACTCCCGCGTTGCGCGTTCTACCAGCACCCTGCTGCAAAAACTGGGTATTGAGGTTGCTTACCTGGGCCCGGGCTCACTAGTGCCCAAATACGTCCCGGAAAGCATCCGCCGCTTCACCGATTACGAGGCGGCCATGGCTTGGGCGCCCGATGTAGTGTACCTGCTCCGGGTGCAGATGGAGCGCCAGGATGTGCAGTTCTTCCCCAGCGTACGGGAATACCACCGGGTGTACGGCATTACTACCGCCCGGCTGGCGGAAATCAGCGACCTAGGCCTCTACATTATGCACCCTGGCCCCGTGAACCGGGGGGTTGAACTCTGCGACGCCGTCATGGATTATGAGCGCAGCCTTATTACCAACCAGGTAGAAAATGGGATTTCCGTCCGTATGGCCGTACTCGACTGGCTCACGCCGGGTGGAGAATTTCCGCGGCAGGAATCAATCTATGCCGCGCGGCAGCGGGCTAGCTCGCCAGTCAGCATACCCTAAACGCCTGACACGGCGGCTGACTCTATTTCGCATTCATATCTTCCATAACCCTAGCCGGTTTACAGCAATTCTCACTTCATGCTTCTCCTTCAAAACGCCCGCATCGCCTCCGAAAACTCACCCGTACTGCTCGAGGGCGATGTCCTTATAGTCGAAGGAAAAATTCAGGATATCGGTAGCAACCTGGCTATTCCCGAGGGCGCCCGCGTTATCGACGCGCGTGGCCGCGTTTTGATGCCGGGTATGTTTGATGCCCACGTCCATTTCCGCGCCCCTGGGTTTGAGAACAAGGAAACCATTACCACCGGCAGCGAAGCAGCTATCAACGGCGGCATTACCGGCGTGGTCATGATGCCTAACACCCGCCCGGCCCTCGACTCGGCAACTTCGGTGGCCACAGTGCTGGAGAATGCCAAGGACCGGGCCCGCATTCCGGTGTACACCTCCGGCTGCGTTACCAAGAACCGTGAGGGCAAGGAACTGGCGGAAATTGAGGGCATGCGCGAGCTAGGCGTGAAAATGCTCACCGACGACGGAGATACTACCAGCGACCCGGCCGTACTGTTGCGGGCAATGCAGTACGCCACTGAGTTTGGGATGTTTTTCGCCAGCCACTGCGAGGTACCGGAGCTGGCTGGGCCGCGCGCCGTGAACGAAGGGGTGATGAGCTACCGGCTCGGTATCAAGGGCTCACCAGCCTGCGCGGAGGAAATCATCATCGACCGCGACATTCGCCTGGCCCGGGCGGCGGGC from Hymenobacter taeanensis encodes:
- a CDS encoding dihydroorotase, whose product is MLLLQNARIASENSPVLLEGDVLIVEGKIQDIGSNLAIPEGARVIDARGRVLMPGMFDAHVHFRAPGFENKETITTGSEAAINGGITGVVMMPNTRPALDSATSVATVLENAKDRARIPVYTSGCVTKNREGKELAEIEGMRELGVKMLTDDGDTTSDPAVLLRAMQYATEFGMFFASHCEVPELAGPRAVNEGVMSYRLGIKGSPACAEEIIIDRDIRLARAAGAHVHIQHVSSKLGMETIRWWKSRGDVKVTAEVAPHHLLFTDEHIGDYDTNYKMNPPLRTQADCDALLEGLIEGVFDLIATDHAPHTPFEKAQDFISAPNGITGLDTALVTLHHFFVEPGKFGWDLVVKRYSAEPRRLMGLPVAAIEVGQQANCVLFNTEAETTFTKDFMKSKSQNTPFIDQTLKGRVDLVILGAEILLER
- a CDS encoding aspartate carbamoyltransferase catalytic subunit, encoding MARKDLLDIASLHREEIEFLLDQSTSFKKLFTHSVKKIPALEGKSVLMLFYEASTRTHSSFEVAAKRLSAEVTNFDVAHSSITKGESVRETIETLQAMRTDYIVVRHSHPGLPGMIARQTTAAVINAGDGAHEHPTQALLDAFTIREKFPDPKGKKVLIIGDILHSRVARSTSTLLQKLGIEVAYLGPGSLVPKYVPESIRRFTDYEAAMAWAPDVVYLLRVQMERQDVQFFPSVREYHRVYGITTARLAEISDLGLYIMHPGPVNRGVELCDAVMDYERSLITNQVENGISVRMAVLDWLTPGGEFPRQESIYAARQRASSPVSIP